The following are from one region of the Bacteroidales bacterium genome:
- a CDS encoding methylmalonyl-CoA mutase family protein, with product MSNISNIKSQKKYQAKNHIRIVTAASLFDGHDAAINVMRRIIQSTGAEVIHLGHNRSVQEIVDCAVQEDVQAIAITSYQGGHIEFFKYMKDLLEEKGRPDIKIFGGGGGVILPEEIKELQEYGITRIYSPDDGREMGLQGMINDLLQKSDFSFELSDYHSIANIKKKDVNSIARLITIAECCNNKVSGILQEIRKIVKTKKIPVLGITGTGGSGKSSLVDELVRRYLDDFNEKTVAIISVDPSKRKTGGALLGDRIRMNSINDKRVYMRSLATRQANLAMSPFVKDAVDIAKIADYDLIILETSGIGQSDTEITEHSDIAMYVMTPEYGAATQLEKIDMLDFADIIAVNKSDKRGAVDAIRDVKKQYQRNHELFDIETDKMPVYGTVASQFNDSGVNELYFALMKLITEKTSVNFINKENIKEVKHEKLQIILPKRVRYLSEISETIRSYNDWTEKQAEIARNLFAYKTTFEHLKDLEASETIKKLYEETELDLDLRNKKIIESWEEKVENYAGDEFIYKVRNKEIKVKTFSESLSHLKIPKISLPKYKDWGEILKWNLRENVPGEFPYAAGVFPFKREGEDPTRMFAGEGGPERTNKRFHYVSFGMPAKRLSTAFDSVTLYGENPDRRPDIYGKIGNSGVSIACLDDAKKLYSGFELTDSATSVSMTINGPAPIMTAYFMNAAIDQECEKYIKENGLEKEIEEKINAIYKAEGTQRPKYQGDLPEGNNGLGLMLLGVTGDEVLPKDVYEKIKTETITKVRGTVQADILKEDQAQNTCIYSTDFSLKLMGDMQEYFINNGVRNFYSVSISGYHIAEAGANPISQLAFTLANGFTYVEYYVSRGMDINKFAPNLSFFFSNGLDPEYSVMGRVARLIWAKAMKQKYGADDRSQKLKYHIQTSGRSLHAQEIDFNDIRTSLQALYAIYDNCNSLHTNAYDEAITTPTEESVRRAMAIQLIINHELGLAKNQNPLQGAFIIEELTDLVEEAVLTEFDRITERGGVLGAMETMYQRSKIQEESLYYENLKHTGELPIMGVNTFLSSQGSPTVTPGEVIRATEEEKEYQIKMLEQLHKTKENRAGDRLESLKQASKQNKNIFAELMETAKVCSIGQITGALFQVGGQYRRNM from the coding sequence ATGTCTAACATCTCAAATATCAAATCTCAAAAAAAATATCAAGCAAAGAATCATATAAGAATAGTAACGGCAGCATCGCTTTTCGACGGGCATGATGCGGCAATTAACGTAATGCGAAGAATAATTCAAAGTACGGGAGCAGAAGTAATTCATCTCGGACATAATCGCTCCGTACAAGAAATTGTTGACTGTGCCGTACAAGAAGATGTTCAGGCAATTGCAATAACATCCTATCAAGGCGGGCATATTGAGTTTTTTAAATATATGAAAGATTTGCTCGAAGAAAAAGGCAGACCTGATATTAAAATTTTTGGCGGCGGCGGCGGAGTTATCCTTCCTGAAGAAATAAAAGAACTGCAAGAATACGGTATAACAAGAATATATTCGCCCGATGACGGTAGAGAAATGGGATTGCAAGGTATGATTAACGACCTTTTGCAAAAGTCTGACTTCTCTTTTGAACTTTCTGATTACCATAGTATTGCAAATATAAAAAAGAAAGATGTAAATTCAATTGCTCGTTTAATAACTATTGCCGAATGTTGTAATAATAAAGTTTCCGGTATTTTACAAGAAATACGAAAAATTGTAAAAACTAAAAAAATACCGGTTCTTGGAATTACAGGTACGGGAGGTTCAGGCAAATCATCTTTGGTTGACGAGCTTGTTCGCAGATACCTTGATGATTTTAACGAAAAAACAGTTGCAATAATTTCGGTTGACCCTTCAAAACGCAAAACAGGCGGAGCATTACTCGGTGATCGTATTCGTATGAACAGTATAAACGATAAGCGTGTTTATATGCGTTCTTTGGCAACTCGTCAGGCAAATTTGGCGATGTCTCCTTTTGTTAAAGATGCGGTTGATATTGCAAAAATTGCAGATTACGATTTAATTATTCTAGAAACTTCAGGTATAGGGCAGTCTGATACTGAAATCACAGAACACAGCGATATTGCAATGTACGTTATGACACCCGAATACGGTGCTGCAACACAGTTAGAGAAAATAGATATGCTTGATTTTGCAGATATTATTGCAGTAAATAAATCAGATAAAAGAGGTGCAGTTGATGCAATCAGAGACGTTAAAAAACAGTATCAAAGAAATCACGAACTTTTTGATATTGAAACAGATAAAATGCCGGTTTACGGAACGGTTGCTTCGCAATTTAATGACAGCGGGGTTAATGAATTGTATTTTGCTTTAATGAAATTAATTACAGAAAAAACATCTGTTAATTTTATCAATAAAGAAAATATAAAGGAAGTTAAACATGAAAAATTGCAAATTATTCTGCCGAAGCGAGTGAGGTATTTGTCAGAAATTTCTGAAACTATTCGTTCTTATAATGATTGGACAGAGAAGCAAGCAGAGATTGCACGAAATTTATTTGCTTACAAAACAACCTTTGAGCACCTGAAAGACCTTGAAGCATCTGAAACTATAAAAAAACTTTATGAAGAAACAGAACTCGACCTCGACCTGCGAAACAAAAAAATCATTGAAAGCTGGGAAGAGAAAGTTGAGAATTATGCAGGAGATGAATTTATTTACAAAGTAAGAAACAAAGAAATTAAAGTTAAAACTTTTTCTGAAAGTCTTTCGCATTTAAAAATTCCAAAAATTTCATTACCTAAATATAAAGATTGGGGCGAAATTTTAAAATGGAACTTACGTGAAAATGTTCCGGGAGAATTTCCGTATGCAGCAGGAGTTTTTCCGTTTAAACGTGAAGGAGAAGACCCTACAAGAATGTTTGCAGGCGAAGGCGGACCCGAAAGAACAAATAAACGATTTCATTACGTTTCATTCGGAATGCCTGCAAAAAGATTATCAACTGCATTCGACAGTGTAACTCTTTACGGCGAAAATCCTGACCGCAGACCCGATATTTACGGAAAAATAGGAAACTCCGGTGTTTCGATAGCTTGCCTTGATGATGCAAAAAAATTATATTCAGGTTTTGAACTTACAGATTCTGCAACTTCGGTTTCAATGACAATCAACGGACCGGCTCCTATTATGACGGCATATTTTATGAATGCCGCAATTGACCAAGAATGCGAAAAATACATTAAAGAAAACGGCTTAGAAAAAGAAATTGAAGAAAAAATAAATGCAATTTATAAAGCAGAAGGAACGCAACGACCCAAATATCAAGGAGATTTACCCGAAGGAAATAACGGTTTGGGATTAATGCTTCTCGGTGTAACGGGAGATGAAGTTCTGCCGAAAGATGTTTACGAAAAAATAAAAACAGAAACAATTACAAAAGTAAGAGGAACCGTTCAAGCTGATATTTTAAAAGAAGACCAAGCACAAAACACTTGCATTTATTCAACCGATTTTTCATTGAAATTAATGGGCGATATGCAAGAATATTTCATAAATAATGGTGTCCGTAATTTTTATTCTGTTTCAATTTCAGGTTATCATATTGCCGAAGCAGGAGCAAATCCTATCAGCCAGCTTGCATTTACGCTTGCCAACGGTTTCACTTACGTGGAATATTATGTTTCCAGAGGAATGGATATTAATAAATTTGCACCGAACCTATCATTCTTTTTTTCGAACGGATTAGACCCCGAATATTCTGTTATGGGACGAGTTGCACGTTTAATTTGGGCAAAAGCAATGAAGCAAAAATATGGTGCGGACGACCGTTCGCAAAAATTAAAATATCATATCCAAACTTCCGGTCGTTCTTTACATGCACAAGAAATTGATTTTAATGATATTCGCACAAGTTTGCAAGCACTTTATGCAATTTATGATAATTGTAACTCCTTGCATACCAATGCTTATGATGAGGCGATTACAACACCTACAGAGGAAAGTGTAAGACGTGCAATGGCAATACAACTTATTATAAATCATGAACTTGGTTTGGCAAAAAATCAAAATCCGCTGCAAGGAGCTTTCATTATTGAAGAACTTACCGATTTAGTTGAAGAAGCCGTTTTAACGGAATTTGACCGCATTACTGAACGTGGCGGAGTTCTCGGAGCAATGGAAACCATGTATCAACGCAGTAAAATACAAGAAGAAAGTTTGTATTATGAAAATTTAAAACATACGGGCGAACTTCCTATTATGGGTGTAAATACTTTCTTATCATCACAAGGCTCACCAACGGTTACACCAGGTGAAGTTATAAGAGCAACTGAAGAAGAAAAAGAATATCAAATTAAAATGCTTGAACAACTTCATAAAACAAAAGAAAATAGAGCAGGGGATAGACTTGAAAGCTTAAAACAGGCATCAAAACAAAATAAAAATATTTTTGCCGAACTTATGGAAACCGCAAAAGTTTGCTCAATCGGGCAAATAACGGGAGCATTATTTCAAGTCGGTGGGCAGTATAGGAGGAATATGTAA
- the fbaA gene encoding class II fructose-bisphosphate aldolase, translating into MAFKNIKPGVLHGEDIQKLFKIAQENNFAIPAVNVVGSHSVNAVLEAAAKANSPVMIQFSSGGAQFFAGKSLNNDNHSAQILGGIAGAKYVHSVAEAYGVPVILHTDHAAKKLLPWIDGLLEEGHKHFMKYGKPLFSSHMLDLSEETLEENIEISEKYLKDMSKIGMTLEIELGITGGEEDGVDNEDVDESKLYTQPEHVDYAYTKLSAISDKFTVAASFGNVHGVYKPGNVKLTPKILLNSQKYIQEKHNLTDSEPVNFVFHGGSGSSHEEIREAVSYGVIKMNIDTDTQWAFWNGVRKYEAANHDYLQGQIGNPEGDDKPNKKKYDPRVWLREGEKSLAERLQIAFEDLNCINRNELL; encoded by the coding sequence ATGGCATTCAAAAATATAAAACCCGGAGTTCTTCATGGAGAAGATATTCAAAAACTTTTTAAAATTGCACAAGAAAACAACTTTGCAATACCGGCAGTAAATGTAGTCGGTTCTCATTCCGTAAATGCAGTGCTTGAAGCTGCCGCAAAAGCAAATTCTCCCGTTATGATTCAGTTTTCAAGCGGAGGAGCCCAGTTTTTTGCAGGTAAAAGCTTAAATAATGATAATCATTCAGCACAAATTCTCGGAGGAATCGCAGGAGCAAAATATGTTCATTCGGTAGCGGAAGCATACGGTGTTCCCGTAATTTTACATACCGACCATGCAGCAAAAAAACTACTTCCTTGGATTGACGGACTTCTTGAAGAAGGGCACAAACATTTCATGAAATACGGTAAACCTCTTTTCAGTTCGCACATGTTAGATTTATCGGAAGAAACTCTCGAAGAAAATATTGAAATTTCCGAAAAATACCTTAAAGACATGAGCAAAATAGGAATGACTTTGGAAATTGAACTCGGTATTACAGGTGGAGAAGAAGACGGTGTTGATAATGAGGATGTTGACGAATCAAAACTTTACACACAACCTGAACATGTTGATTATGCTTACACAAAACTATCAGCAATAAGTGATAAATTTACAGTCGCAGCATCTTTCGGAAATGTGCATGGAGTTTATAAACCCGGAAATGTAAAACTTACCCCGAAAATTCTTTTAAATTCTCAAAAATATATTCAAGAAAAACATAATCTTACAGACAGTGAGCCTGTTAATTTTGTTTTTCACGGAGGCTCAGGTTCTTCTCACGAAGAAATAAGAGAGGCAGTTTCATACGGAGTAATTAAAATGAATATTGATACAGACACACAGTGGGCATTTTGGAACGGTGTAAGAAAATACGAAGCTGCAAATCACGATTATTTACAAGGACAAATTGGAAATCCCGAAGGAGATGACAAACCGAATAAGAAAAAATACGATCCGAGAGTTTGGCTTCGAGAAGGTGAAAAATCATTAGCAGAAAGATTACAAATTGCTTTTGAAGATTTGAATTGTATTAACAGAAATGAACTTTTATAA
- the accD gene encoding acetyl-CoA carboxylase, carboxyltransferase subunit beta — MAEEKAGWFSRKEQGIVTETKDKKEIKEGMWYKCPKCKTVVTTEEHEENLNVCKCGYHDRIPAKKYFEILFDDNKYTELDKNLTSADPLNFHDRKKYTDRLVAMEKKTGLKDAMTSVTGKIGGYDIVIAAMNFEFIGGSMGAVVGEKIARAIDYSLEHKIPFMIISKSGGARMMEAAFSLMQMAKTSAKLNQLSDAKIPYISLLLDPTTGGVTASYAMLGDVNIAEPEALIGFAGPRVIRDTVGHDLPEGFQRSEFVLEHGFLDYIVERKNLKKKLTQQLKMFAN; from the coding sequence ATGGCTGAAGAAAAAGCAGGTTGGTTTAGCAGAAAAGAACAAGGAATTGTTACCGAAACCAAAGATAAAAAAGAAATAAAAGAAGGTATGTGGTATAAATGTCCGAAATGCAAGACTGTTGTTACTACAGAGGAACATGAAGAAAATCTTAACGTATGTAAATGCGGTTATCATGACAGAATCCCTGCAAAAAAATACTTTGAAATTTTATTTGATGATAATAAATATACAGAACTTGATAAAAATCTGACATCAGCAGACCCTTTAAACTTCCATGACAGAAAAAAATATACCGACAGATTAGTCGCTATGGAAAAAAAGACCGGTTTAAAAGATGCAATGACTTCTGTTACCGGAAAAATAGGAGGATATGATATTGTTATTGCCGCAATGAATTTTGAATTTATAGGAGGTTCAATGGGTGCGGTAGTCGGAGAGAAAATTGCAAGAGCAATTGATTACAGTTTGGAGCATAAAATACCTTTTATGATTATTTCAAAGTCAGGAGGTGCAAGAATGATGGAAGCCGCATTTTCATTAATGCAAATGGCAAAAACATCAGCAAAATTAAATCAATTATCTGATGCAAAAATTCCATATATTTCTTTATTATTAGATCCTACAACCGGCGGTGTAACAGCCTCTTATGCAATGCTGGGAGATGTAAATATTGCAGAACCCGAAGCATTAATAGGCTTTGCAGGTCCGCGTGTAATAAGAGATACGGTCGGTCATGATTTGCCCGAGGGTTTTCAGCGTTCTGAATTTGTTTTGGAGCACGGTTTCTTGGATTATATTGTTGAAAGAAAAAATCTGAAGAAGAAACTTACACAACAATTAAAAATGTTTGCAAATTAA
- a CDS encoding amino acid carrier protein: MRSFLFNLLFIFISVLSFGQNFEFEIKTSNKSKKINNGVASIIVKGGTAPYTYYWSNQSTSLNSLIADGLTEGKEYSIEITDAKGIKAKKTFVIETTSADEKINSFFTPIVDAIATVLMFDIFATLHIYNPILHDDSGNVLKHANGDPKKMKIPFVVVWLVFGALFFTIKMKFINFKGFKHAIDLIRGKYDNPKDKGEVSHFQALTTALSATVGLGNIAGVAIAITIGGPGATFWMILAGLLGMASKFTEVTLGVKYRTIDEDGQVAGGPMYYLSKALKKKNLGKLGKVLAAIFAVLVIGGSLGGGNMFQANQAFSQLSGKLSPYFMGIEGYGAYFGILIAIFVGIVVIGGIKSIANVTEKIVPFMAVLYVGAALIIIGINITETGHAFGLIFNGAFAADAMKGGFVGVLIVGFQRAAFSNEAGVGSASIAHSAVKTDRPVSEGFVALLEPFIDTVVICTMTALVIIFTGFYDPTLANGLAGVELTSKAFESVFPWFSWILLIAVLLFAFSTMISWSYYGLNGFKYLFGKWFGNKKVTKNLYLSSLVYYIIFLIFIVIGSASSLGAVVDFSDFMILSMAIPNILGLLILAPEVKQDLKKYLSDIKNGVIKKYK, encoded by the coding sequence ATGAGAAGTTTTCTGTTTAATTTATTATTTATTTTTATATCAGTTTTATCATTCGGTCAAAATTTTGAATTTGAAATAAAAACATCAAACAAATCAAAAAAAATTAATAACGGTGTGGCAAGTATTATTGTAAAAGGCGGAACAGCACCTTATACTTATTATTGGTCAAACCAATCAACTTCTCTAAACTCTTTAATTGCCGACGGCTTAACCGAAGGAAAAGAATATTCAATTGAAATAACTGATGCAAAAGGTATAAAAGCAAAAAAAACTTTTGTAATAGAAACAACATCTGCTGACGAAAAAATAAATTCGTTTTTCACTCCTATTGTTGATGCAATAGCAACTGTTTTGATGTTTGATATTTTTGCAACATTACATATTTATAATCCTATACTACATGATGACAGCGGTAATGTTTTAAAACATGCAAACGGTGACCCTAAAAAAATGAAAATTCCTTTTGTAGTTGTGTGGCTTGTTTTCGGTGCATTGTTTTTTACTATAAAAATGAAGTTTATAAATTTCAAAGGATTTAAACATGCAATCGACTTAATAAGAGGTAAATATGACAATCCTAAGGATAAGGGGGAAGTGTCTCATTTTCAGGCATTGACAACTGCTCTTTCGGCAACTGTGGGCTTGGGTAACATTGCCGGTGTTGCAATTGCTATTACAATAGGAGGTCCCGGTGCAACATTTTGGATGATACTTGCAGGACTTCTCGGTATGGCATCAAAATTTACGGAAGTTACATTAGGCGTAAAATACAGAACAATAGATGAAGACGGTCAAGTTGCCGGAGGACCGATGTATTATTTAAGTAAAGCATTAAAAAAGAAAAATCTCGGAAAGCTCGGAAAAGTTCTTGCGGCAATATTTGCAGTTCTTGTAATCGGAGGTTCTCTCGGAGGAGGAAATATGTTTCAGGCAAATCAAGCATTTTCACAATTATCGGGTAAATTATCACCTTATTTTATGGGAATTGAAGGGTACGGAGCATATTTCGGGATACTAATTGCAATTTTTGTCGGTATTGTTGTAATAGGCGGTATTAAAAGTATTGCAAATGTTACGGAAAAAATTGTACCTTTTATGGCAGTTTTGTATGTCGGTGCTGCATTAATTATAATCGGAATTAATATTACAGAAACAGGGCATGCTTTCGGATTAATATTTAACGGTGCTTTTGCTGCCGATGCAATGAAAGGTGGGTTTGTAGGAGTGCTTATTGTAGGTTTTCAAAGAGCTGCTTTTTCTAATGAAGCCGGCGTCGGTTCAGCTTCAATTGCTCATTCTGCCGTAAAAACAGACCGACCTGTAAGTGAGGGCTTTGTTGCTTTACTTGAACCGTTTATTGATACTGTTGTTATTTGCACAATGACAGCACTTGTAATTATTTTTACGGGATTTTATGATCCGACATTAGCAAACGGACTTGCAGGTGTCGAACTGACTTCAAAAGCATTTGAAAGTGTTTTTCCTTGGTTTTCATGGATATTGTTAATTGCCGTTTTGCTTTTTGCTTTTTCAACGATGATATCTTGGTCTTATTACGGTTTAAACGGTTTTAAATATTTATTCGGAAAATGGTTCGGAAATAAAAAAGTAACGAAAAATCTATATTTAAGTTCATTAGTTTATTATATTATTTTTTTGATATTTATAGTGATAGGTTCTGCTTCAAGTCTTGGTGCTGTGGTTGATTTTTCTGATTTTATGATACTGAGCATGGCAATTCCAAATATTCTGGGTTTATTAATTTTGGCTCCGGAAGTAAAACAAGATTTAAAAAAATACCTTTCAGATATTAAAAACGGAGTTATTAAAAAATACAAATAA
- a CDS encoding helix-hairpin-helix domain-containing protein, which translates to MSRKEQIKEFLTFTKGEKKGIIVLIILVLTVILINQFSHLLIKEEKIDFSEFKKQINEFEKSLVLKEKDNNKSYFELKYDTLQLFSFNPNNTSKNKWELLGLSEKQIKTVNNYLNKGGKFIYKNDFKKIYGISAFQFQKLNPYIDLPEKEGSYNSEFSDDGNKENNSEYFIPDVENYIDFNPNIISDFEWKRLGFSTKQITVIRKYLDKGGKFYKKEDLKKIYGIKEFQYERIKNYIKIPIKEDSTEIKEKEVNIKPKVNINNLSIEEMKKYGKFWQFNATRIVKYRNLLGGYYKKEQLLEVYGMKREYYLKVADDITIDKSKLEKININFAEVSELGRHPYITYKEAEKILKYRNRKGSYKNLEDLINKEIVTKSLYDKISPYLKVK; encoded by the coding sequence GTGTCTCGAAAAGAACAAATAAAGGAATTTCTTACGTTCACAAAAGGCGAAAAAAAGGGAATAATTGTTCTTATTATTCTTGTGTTAACCGTAATTCTAATTAACCAATTTTCACACCTTTTAATAAAAGAAGAAAAAATTGATTTTTCCGAATTTAAAAAACAAATCAACGAATTTGAAAAATCATTAGTATTGAAAGAGAAAGATAACAACAAATCATACTTCGAGTTAAAGTATGATACTCTGCAACTGTTTTCTTTTAATCCGAATAATACATCAAAAAATAAATGGGAATTATTGGGTTTGTCGGAAAAACAAATAAAAACTGTTAATAACTACCTGAACAAAGGCGGAAAGTTTATCTATAAAAATGATTTTAAGAAGATTTACGGTATCTCGGCATTTCAATTTCAAAAATTAAATCCATACATTGATTTACCTGAAAAGGAAGGAAGTTATAATTCGGAATTTTCTGATGATGGCAATAAAGAAAATAATTCGGAATATTTTATTCCTGATGTAGAAAATTATATTGATTTTAACCCTAATATAATTTCAGATTTTGAATGGAAAAGATTGGGATTTTCAACAAAGCAAATTACTGTAATCCGAAAATATTTAGACAAAGGCGGCAAGTTTTATAAAAAAGAAGATTTGAAAAAGATATACGGAATTAAAGAATTTCAATACGAGAGAATAAAAAATTATATAAAAATTCCGATAAAAGAAGACAGTACTGAAATAAAGGAAAAAGAAGTTAATATTAAACCGAAAGTTAATATAAACAATTTATCGATTGAAGAAATGAAAAAATACGGTAAATTTTGGCAATTCAACGCAACAAGAATTGTAAAATACAGAAATTTACTCGGCGGATATTACAAAAAAGAACAACTTCTTGAAGTTTACGGTATGAAAAGAGAATACTACCTGAAAGTTGCAGATGATATTACTATAGATAAATCAAAACTTGAAAAAATCAATATTAACTTTGCCGAAGTTTCAGAACTCGGCAGGCATCCTTACATAACTTATAAAGAGGCAGAAAAAATATTGAAATACAGAAATAGAAAAGGGTCGTATAAAAATCTTGAAGATTTAATAAATAAAGAGATCGTTACAAAATCATTATACGACAAAATAAGTCCTTATTTAAAAGTGAAATAA
- a CDS encoding acyl-CoA dehydrogenase family protein has translation MNFDLSEEHKLIRQTVRNFAEREIKPVAQELDEKGEFSVDLTKKMGELGLFGMYLPEKFGGQGLDTLSYIIAVEELARIDSSQAATLAAHNSLGIGPIYYFGTKEQKEKYLPKLCTGEHLWAFGLTEPDAGSDSRGTKTTGKLVNGEWVINGSKIFITNGASKIAMGATVQTVAKTEGRERKFTTILVDKGTKGYSTIPMHGKMMWRASDTAELYFDDCRVPKENILGKEGQGSKIMLSTLDNGRLSIAAMGLGLAQGALEMAVQYSKERKQFGREINKFQAISFRLADMAMKVELGRNLLYKACWLKDNKKPFGKEAAMSKLYCSEIAKEVADDAVQIHGGYGLMKDYPIERFFRDQRLLQIGEGTSEIQRLVIAREVLK, from the coding sequence ATGAATTTCGATTTATCAGAAGAACATAAATTAATACGCCAAACCGTAAGAAATTTTGCCGAAAGAGAGATTAAACCTGTTGCACAAGAATTAGACGAAAAAGGAGAATTCTCTGTTGATTTAACAAAAAAAATGGGAGAATTAGGTTTGTTCGGAATGTATTTACCTGAAAAATTCGGAGGGCAGGGACTTGATACACTTTCATATATTATAGCTGTTGAGGAACTTGCAAGAATCGACAGTTCACAAGCGGCAACACTTGCAGCACATAACTCATTGGGTATCGGTCCAATCTATTATTTCGGAACAAAAGAACAAAAAGAAAAATATTTGCCGAAGCTTTGTACAGGAGAGCATCTTTGGGCATTCGGTTTAACCGAACCCGATGCAGGTTCAGATTCCAGAGGAACCAAAACAACAGGCAAACTCGTAAACGGAGAGTGGGTTATAAACGGTTCAAAGATTTTTATTACAAACGGAGCTTCGAAGATTGCAATGGGAGCAACGGTGCAAACAGTTGCAAAAACAGAAGGAAGAGAACGAAAGTTTACAACAATCCTTGTTGATAAAGGAACAAAAGGATACAGCACTATACCCATGCACGGAAAAATGATGTGGCGAGCATCAGATACTGCTGAATTGTATTTTGATGATTGCAGAGTTCCGAAGGAGAATATTCTCGGAAAAGAGGGGCAAGGTTCTAAAATTATGTTGAGCACGCTTGATAACGGTCGCTTGTCTATTGCTGCAATGGGACTTGGGTTGGCACAAGGAGCATTAGAAATGGCAGTTCAATACTCAAAAGAAAGAAAACAATTCGGAAGAGAAATTAATAAGTTTCAAGCAATTTCTTTTCGTCTTGCTGACATGGCAATGAAAGTTGAACTCGGCAGAAACTTATTATATAAAGCATGTTGGTTGAAAGATAATAAAAAACCTTTCGGAAAAGAGGCTGCTATGTCCAAATTATACTGTTCAGAAATTGCAAAAGAAGTTGCAGACGACGCTGTTCAAATTCACGGAGGTTACGGCTTGATGAAGGATTATCCGATTGAAAGGTTTTTCAGAGACCAGAGGTTATTGCAAATAGGAGAGGGAACGTCAGAAATTCAAAGATTAGTAATTGCAAGAGAAGTATTAAAATAA
- the rpsU gene encoding 30S ribosomal protein S21 — protein MIKIPVKEGESIERALKRLKRKIDRTGVIKEVRIRKQFNKPSVLKRQQLIKAIYVEQLRREENE, from the coding sequence ATGATTAAAATACCCGTTAAAGAAGGCGAAAGCATTGAAAGAGCTTTAAAAAGATTAAAACGAAAAATTGACAGAACAGGTGTTATTAAAGAAGTTCGTATCAGAAAACAATTTAATAAACCTTCTGTTTTAAAACGTCAACAACTTATTAAAGCTATATATGTTGAGCAGTTAAGAAGAGAAGAAAACGAGTAG
- a CDS encoding tyrosine-type recombinase/integrase, translating to MHKEKFLKYLEFRKKYSLHTINSYARDLAQFENFCSDFFPENKVNGIVVDFKIIRRWISSLAEKGISTKTINRKLSTLRTYYNFLMREGLTETNPAVKVVRPKTEKKLPEFISEEKINVLLDSDLFDDNFEGVRNKLMIELLYGTGMRRAELIVIKIFDIDIDKMTVKVTGKGNKQRIIPFPVVFKSLIKRYTKLREEQTPETNHFFITKSGKEIYPNLVYRVVTKNISLVSSVKKRSPHTLRHSYATHLLNNGADINAVKELLGHANLSATQIYTHNTFEKLNKIYKQAHPRAKK from the coding sequence ATGCATAAGGAGAAATTCTTAAAATATTTAGAATTCCGAAAAAAATATTCTCTCCATACAATAAATTCTTATGCACGTGATTTAGCCCAATTTGAAAATTTCTGTTCAGACTTCTTCCCTGAAAATAAAGTTAACGGAATAGTCGTTGATTTTAAAATTATCAGAAGATGGATTTCTTCATTAGCCGAAAAAGGAATAAGTACAAAAACAATAAACAGAAAATTATCAACTCTCAGAACATATTATAATTTTTTAATGCGAGAGGGACTTACCGAAACAAATCCTGCCGTGAAAGTTGTTCGTCCTAAAACCGAAAAAAAGTTACCCGAATTTATCAGTGAAGAAAAAATTAACGTATTATTAGACAGTGATTTATTTGATGACAATTTTGAAGGTGTCAGAAATAAACTAATGATAGAACTCTTATACGGAACAGGAATGAGAAGGGCCGAATTGATAGTAATTAAAATATTTGATATAGATATAGATAAAATGACAGTAAAAGTTACAGGTAAAGGAAACAAACAGAGAATTATTCCCTTCCCGGTTGTTTTTAAATCATTAATAAAAAGATATACAAAGTTGCGAGAAGAGCAAACCCCCGAAACAAACCATTTTTTTATAACTAAATCAGGTAAAGAAATATATCCGAATTTGGTATATCGAGTTGTTACTAAAAATATTTCACTTGTTTCTTCCGTTAAAAAGAGAAGCCCGCATACTTTAAGACATTCTTACGCGACACATTTATTAAACAACGGGGCAGATATAAATGCCGTAAAAGAATTATTAGGACATGCAAATTTATCGGCAACACAAATATACACACACAATACATTTGAAAAACTAAATAAAATTTATAAACAAGCTCACCCCAGAGCAAAAAAATAA